The following are from one region of the Methanocella sp. genome:
- a CDS encoding flavodoxin domain-containing protein, with the protein MWEVILVYVTKSGNTKLIAEAIAGGVRSMGLDAEAVSMCDIGVEEVLSSKVIGVGSPTYEHKMLSPIQKLLDRWENAGCDGKFGIAFGSYGWSGEAPLMIAERMRRLGFKVLDPVLRIQYRPNDKDIEACELLGKDIARKLKRSLIKI; encoded by the coding sequence ATGTGGGAAGTAATACTGGTCTATGTGACAAAATCTGGCAACACCAAGCTCATTGCTGAAGCTATCGCCGGTGGTGTCAGGTCCATGGGACTGGATGCCGAAGCCGTGAGCATGTGCGATATAGGGGTCGAAGAAGTACTTAGCTCAAAGGTCATTGGCGTCGGGTCGCCCACCTATGAGCATAAAATGCTTTCGCCCATCCAAAAGCTCCTTGATAGATGGGAAAACGCGGGCTGCGATGGAAAATTCGGCATAGCCTTCGGCTCCTACGGGTGGAGCGGCGAGGCGCCGCTGATGATCGCGGAAAGGATGCGGCGGCTGGGTTTCAAGGTTCTGGACCCGGTTCTCCGCATTCAGTACCGGCCGAACGATAAGGACATCGAGGCCTGCGAGCTCCTCGGTAAGGACATCGCCCGGAAGCTTAAGCGGTCGCTTATAAAAATATAG
- the pheT gene encoding phenylalanine--tRNA ligase subunit beta — translation MATVTVNYPDLIKLIGKDISLDKLRDDLFELGLETEAVDGDDVTFEVTSDRADLLCEEGIALMLRAYYGIKTGLTIPSVEKSDYRIIVDRKLEHVRPFVTGAIVRDIHFTDESIKSIMHLQEKLHGTFGRRRKKGAIGIHDLSKIEGKDIHYRAIARDAVKFVPLQSNEVMTPGEVLERHEKGKEYAYVLEDKDLVPVIYDAEGLFSFPPIINSKRTEVSIDTHELLIELTGEDLGTIDYMLNIALYALYMRGAKIYGLKVEYPDHTLERPNLEARTMRVGLQEINSVLGLDLTAINAKDLLLRMGNGVAETGSDYVVVEIPPYRTDVIHVRDVVDDIGRVYGFNNMPPIYPNTPSVGHLAGTNKLNDAVREVMIGLGCQDTLNFILIGKEETYTKMNMPEDGRAVELSNPYTDQYNIMRTWIAPSLMIVLSNNLHREYPQNIFEVGTVAHLDNFENTGVKEEEHVACALCYSKAGFNEIKARLQALCFNFGRADILRTVAVEHPSFIPGRCAEICIGDKKSGIIGEVHPQVLKNWGIEMPIALFEMEVSSLK, via the coding sequence ATGGCAACAGTAACGGTAAACTATCCTGATCTCATCAAGCTCATCGGCAAGGACATTTCCCTCGATAAGCTCAGGGATGACCTGTTCGAGCTGGGCCTGGAGACTGAGGCCGTAGACGGTGACGATGTGACCTTCGAGGTCACGAGCGACCGGGCCGACCTGCTTTGCGAGGAGGGCATAGCTCTCATGCTGCGTGCCTATTATGGCATTAAGACGGGATTGACCATACCGTCTGTTGAAAAGTCCGACTACCGCATCATCGTCGATCGGAAGCTGGAGCATGTCAGGCCCTTCGTCACGGGCGCCATCGTCAGGGACATTCACTTTACGGATGAATCCATTAAATCGATAATGCACCTGCAGGAGAAGCTTCACGGCACCTTCGGCCGCCGCAGGAAGAAGGGAGCCATCGGCATCCACGACCTGTCGAAGATAGAAGGAAAAGACATTCACTACCGTGCTATCGCCCGGGACGCCGTGAAGTTCGTCCCGCTCCAGAGCAATGAGGTCATGACGCCCGGGGAAGTGCTCGAGCGCCACGAGAAGGGCAAAGAATACGCCTATGTCCTCGAGGACAAGGACCTGGTGCCGGTCATATACGACGCGGAAGGCCTGTTCTCTTTCCCGCCCATCATTAACTCTAAGAGGACCGAAGTCAGCATCGACACGCACGAGCTGCTCATCGAGCTCACAGGCGAGGACCTGGGCACGATCGACTACATGCTTAATATCGCTTTATATGCGCTGTACATGCGGGGCGCGAAGATCTACGGCCTCAAGGTCGAGTATCCGGACCATACGCTCGAAAGGCCGAACCTTGAAGCGCGTACAATGCGCGTCGGGCTCCAGGAGATTAACTCTGTACTGGGCCTGGACCTGACGGCCATTAATGCTAAGGACCTGTTATTACGCATGGGCAATGGCGTCGCGGAGACGGGCAGCGACTACGTCGTCGTGGAGATACCGCCCTACAGGACGGACGTCATCCACGTGCGGGACGTCGTTGACGACATCGGACGCGTTTATGGCTTCAACAACATGCCCCCGATATACCCGAATACGCCCTCTGTAGGCCATCTGGCCGGGACGAATAAGCTCAACGATGCCGTGCGCGAGGTCATGATCGGCCTCGGATGCCAGGACACCCTGAACTTCATCCTCATTGGAAAGGAAGAAACATACACGAAGATGAACATGCCCGAGGACGGCCGGGCCGTCGAGCTCTCCAACCCTTACACCGACCAGTATAACATCATGCGCACCTGGATCGCGCCCTCGCTCATGATCGTGCTCTCGAATAACCTGCACCGCGAGTACCCGCAGAACATCTTCGAAGTCGGTACAGTGGCGCATCTGGACAACTTCGAGAACACGGGCGTGAAGGAAGAGGAGCACGTAGCCTGTGCGCTATGCTATTCGAAGGCCGGCTTTAACGAGATAAAGGCCCGGCTTCAGGCGTTATGCTTTAATTTCGGCCGGGCGGACATTTTGAGGACCGTCGCCGTCGAGCACCCTTCGTTCATTCCTGGAAGGTGCGCGGAGATATGTATCGGCGATAAAAAATCCGGCATCATTGGCGAGGTGCATCCACAAGTATTGAAAAACTGGGGTATCGAGATGCCAATAGCGCTATTCGAGATGGAAGTTTCCTCCTTAAAATAG
- a CDS encoding phenylalanine--tRNA ligase subunit alpha, translated as MDLSANEKIVLKAIGDIEMTAREVSKTTGLKAEAVTHAAYLLEEKRLAAVQDEVVSEYVLTDEGRKYAEAGLPERIIFNGLPPQGAALKELKARFPPATVSIAMGWLRQKGWAKFEKKDGDTVLVPQKAEKTPDEVALAILYEGKEQEDLPDKTMKDLLKRNLVMLKEEKEKIILITAAGAELKEKGITVEEEAGQLTPEMIASGAWQGKSFRKFDVSAPVLMEYGGRKHILRMAMDKVKRVLIEMGFKEMEGPMVDAEFYVNDLLFMPQDHPARTQWDQFNLKKPKYIHKLPSDLVHRVRDIHEYGGETGSRGWNYEWDEQIAKKLVLRGHTTSVTARYLAKYNKPPQKFFSVAPVFRNDTIDITHLLEFYQIEGWIMDHQLSMRDLMGTFREFYSRFGIKDLRFKPTYNPYTEPSLEIYGRHPRSGRMIEVGNSGMFRKEMLAPYDIDCDVIAWGLALERLLMILYGYEDIRDLHGPLCDINFLRSVPVIWQQ; from the coding sequence ATGGATCTGTCTGCTAACGAAAAGATCGTTTTAAAGGCCATCGGCGACATCGAGATGACCGCACGGGAAGTCTCGAAGACCACGGGCCTCAAGGCCGAGGCCGTCACGCACGCCGCCTACCTGCTGGAGGAAAAGAGGCTGGCGGCCGTCCAGGACGAGGTCGTCTCGGAATATGTGCTGACGGACGAGGGCCGGAAATACGCGGAAGCGGGGCTCCCGGAGCGGATAATTTTTAACGGGCTTCCGCCTCAGGGAGCGGCGTTAAAGGAATTAAAGGCCAGGTTTCCGCCAGCGACTGTCAGCATCGCCATGGGCTGGCTAAGGCAAAAAGGCTGGGCGAAGTTCGAGAAGAAGGACGGCGATACCGTCCTGGTGCCGCAAAAAGCCGAAAAGACGCCCGACGAAGTAGCGCTGGCGATCCTGTACGAGGGCAAAGAGCAGGAGGATCTGCCTGATAAGACTATGAAAGACCTGCTTAAGCGTAACCTCGTTATGCTAAAAGAAGAAAAAGAAAAGATAATTCTCATTACGGCTGCAGGGGCTGAGCTCAAAGAAAAGGGCATCACGGTCGAAGAAGAGGCCGGCCAGCTTACGCCCGAGATGATCGCCTCCGGCGCCTGGCAGGGCAAGTCATTCAGAAAGTTCGACGTGAGCGCGCCCGTCCTGATGGAGTACGGCGGCAGGAAACACATCCTCCGCATGGCCATGGACAAGGTCAAGCGCGTACTCATCGAGATGGGTTTCAAAGAGATGGAGGGCCCCATGGTCGACGCTGAATTCTATGTAAACGACCTATTATTCATGCCCCAGGACCACCCGGCGAGAACGCAGTGGGACCAGTTCAACCTGAAGAAGCCGAAGTACATCCATAAGCTTCCCAGTGATCTTGTCCACCGTGTCCGGGACATCCACGAGTACGGCGGCGAGACCGGTTCCCGGGGCTGGAATTACGAGTGGGACGAGCAGATCGCGAAAAAGCTCGTGCTCAGGGGCCACACGACCTCGGTGACAGCCCGATACCTGGCAAAGTACAATAAACCGCCTCAGAAGTTCTTCTCGGTAGCGCCCGTTTTCAGGAACGATACCATCGATATCACTCACCTGCTCGAATTCTACCAGATCGAAGGCTGGATCATGGACCACCAGCTTAGCATGCGGGACTTGATGGGCACGTTCAGGGAGTTCTACTCCCGCTTCGGAATCAAGGACCTCCGCTTCAAGCCGACGTATAACCCGTACACGGAGCCGAGCTTGGAGATCTATGGCCGGCACCCGAGGAGCGGCCGGATGATCGAGGTGGGCAACTCCGGCATGTTCCGGAAAGAAATGCTGGCACCCTACGACATCGACTGCGATGTCATAGCCTGGGGACTGGCCCTGGAGCGCTTATTAATGATCCTGTACGGATATGAGGACATTCGAGACCTGCATGGTCCTCTCTGCGACATCAACTTCCTCAGGAGCGTGCCCGTCATATGGCAACAGTAA
- a CDS encoding tryptophan--tRNA ligase: MNEGFKVTPWDVTGKVDYARLIQEFGTEPIDDELLQRWKRITGSIPVAMQRKIFFSHRDLKWLLDKYEQGEKFVLYTGRGPSGHTHLGHLLPWLFTKYLQDTFDVPLYFQMTDEEKFLFKDDIALKEGMSYSYDNALDVIALGFDPKKTFIFSDVEYSKTLYKIAIEVAKRVTFSTAKAVFGYDNSSNIGMIFFTSMQSAPAFLPSVHAGKNIPVLIPHAIDQDPHFRVTRDVAPKLGYYKPAAIHCTFLPSLAGSDKMSASRPETTIYTTDDPNTARKKVLSAFTGGRVSVEEQKKLGGVPGVCAIFQYYYYLFEEDQEKLNAREQKCMRGEIMCGECKQQLADRVASFLEKHQEKREKAKEIVDQFIVSDYSAAYDKLKRPQDRKEVAKLKKTMKEYYSVKEGDQIHIKKTKELK, from the coding sequence ATGAACGAGGGATTCAAGGTCACGCCGTGGGACGTCACCGGAAAGGTGGATTACGCCCGGCTGATACAGGAGTTCGGCACGGAGCCGATCGACGATGAGCTGCTGCAACGCTGGAAGCGCATCACGGGCAGCATACCTGTGGCCATGCAAAGAAAGATATTCTTCTCGCATCGTGACCTGAAATGGCTGCTGGATAAGTACGAGCAGGGTGAAAAGTTCGTGCTCTACACCGGCAGGGGGCCGTCGGGCCATACACACCTGGGCCATCTATTGCCATGGTTGTTCACGAAGTATCTTCAGGACACTTTTGACGTTCCTCTCTACTTTCAGATGACGGACGAGGAAAAATTCCTGTTCAAAGACGATATAGCCCTCAAAGAGGGTATGTCCTACTCCTATGATAATGCGCTTGATGTCATAGCGCTGGGCTTCGACCCGAAGAAGACCTTCATCTTTTCCGACGTCGAATATAGCAAGACATTATACAAGATCGCCATCGAGGTCGCGAAGCGCGTGACGTTCTCCACTGCAAAGGCCGTCTTCGGCTACGATAATAGCTCGAACATCGGCATGATCTTCTTTACATCGATGCAGTCGGCGCCTGCATTCCTGCCCTCGGTCCATGCGGGAAAGAATATACCGGTGCTCATTCCTCATGCGATCGACCAGGACCCGCATTTCCGGGTCACCAGGGACGTGGCGCCTAAGCTGGGCTATTACAAGCCTGCGGCCATCCATTGCACATTCCTGCCGAGCCTGGCCGGCTCCGATAAGATGTCCGCCTCCAGGCCCGAGACGACGATATATACGACGGACGATCCGAATACCGCCAGAAAAAAGGTACTCAGCGCGTTCACGGGCGGCCGCGTGTCTGTCGAGGAGCAGAAAAAGCTGGGCGGAGTGCCCGGCGTCTGCGCCATATTCCAGTATTACTATTACCTCTTCGAAGAGGACCAGGAAAAGCTCAACGCGCGCGAGCAGAAATGCATGCGCGGCGAGATCATGTGCGGCGAATGTAAGCAGCAGCTGGCCGACCGCGTGGCTAGCTTCCTGGAGAAGCATCAGGAGAAGCGGGAAAAGGCGAAGGAGATCGTGGATCAGTTCATCGTAAGCGATTACAGTGCCGCCTACGATAAGTTAAAGAGGCCGCAGGATAGAAAAGAGGTCGCTAAACTCAAGAAAACTATGAAAGAATACTACAGCGTCAAGGAAGGCGACCAAATTCATATAAAAAAGACAAAAGAGCTCAAATAA
- the endA gene encoding tRNA-intron lyase, with the protein MKGELKGDRVVMGRDAIEELYNNLYYGRLKDDSLELALVEAAYLADREKISVESHGKELSFKDLFIEASHLQEYFELKYIVYRDLRERGYYVQPGVTDFRVYPRGGKPGVTASHLFVHVVTERKPLPMTQLISNLQAAVNVRREMALAIVDEESDITYYGVRFQRMRGGMGPLEIEMKKGVATMMADRVIIWDQDMSRQLHEQGFYGNMLDEKRLQLSLVESAYLMNKYGLEILDTEKNEPINLETFIEKTRTIDRDFEGKLRVYADLRDRGLVAKTGFKFGSHFRVYLKIETVKKIPHSLYLVDYIGDGHVFNLPDLSRSVRLANSVRKEMVFAFEKAGADLHNESVQYFSLGRIKL; encoded by the coding sequence ATGAAGGGCGAGTTAAAGGGCGACCGGGTGGTCATGGGCAGGGATGCCATCGAGGAATTATACAATAACCTCTATTATGGCCGCCTGAAGGACGATTCCCTGGAGCTTGCTTTAGTCGAAGCCGCATATCTCGCAGACCGGGAAAAGATCTCGGTGGAATCACATGGAAAAGAGCTCTCATTCAAGGACCTTTTTATCGAAGCCTCACACCTGCAGGAATACTTCGAGCTGAAGTACATCGTTTATAGGGATCTCCGGGAAAGGGGCTACTATGTCCAGCCAGGCGTTACCGATTTTCGCGTCTACCCCCGGGGAGGTAAACCCGGTGTCACGGCTTCGCATCTATTTGTCCATGTAGTCACGGAGCGTAAGCCGCTCCCCATGACGCAGCTGATATCTAACCTGCAGGCCGCAGTGAACGTCCGCCGGGAAATGGCGCTCGCCATCGTCGACGAGGAGAGCGACATCACCTACTATGGCGTCAGGTTCCAGCGCATGCGGGGCGGAATGGGGCCGCTCGAAATCGAGATGAAGAAGGGCGTCGCAACCATGATGGCCGACCGGGTCATCATCTGGGACCAGGACATGTCCAGGCAGCTCCACGAACAGGGTTTCTATGGGAACATGCTGGACGAGAAGCGCCTACAGCTATCGCTGGTCGAGTCCGCCTACCTAATGAACAAGTACGGCCTTGAGATCCTCGACACGGAAAAGAATGAGCCGATAAACCTCGAAACCTTTATAGAAAAAACGCGCACAATAGACCGCGACTTCGAAGGCAAGCTGCGGGTCTACGCCGACCTGCGGGACCGGGGCCTGGTCGCCAAGACCGGATTCAAGTTCGGCAGCCACTTCAGGGTTTATCTCAAGATCGAAACGGTCAAAAAAATACCGCATTCGCTCTACCTTGTAGACTATATAGGGGATGGGCACGTGTTTAACCTGCCCGATCTTTCAAGGTCGGTGAGGCTTGCGAACAGCGTCCGGAAGGAAATGGTCTTCGCTTTCGAAAAAGCAGGCGCAGATTTACATAATGAAAGCGTACAGTATTTCAGCCTCGGGCGCATTAAGCTATAG
- a CDS encoding DUF169 domain-containing protein, translating to MAGLAEMGKKLTEAGRLKLRPLCIYGSDIAPESAIPSTSLNRCIARAVYMSAVNDQTPAFYISSGLEGCCGGGQHWMGFQAAHPKLKYFVTIGTPDFHGGAAEHLKASPELFEEQSQRSGKITPVKYVVVSPITPNVEDKDIRSIVLFGGCEQIRNLAGLAAYHSADPFYKVLMSAGPTCATMITFPAGMAENAPKDSAFVGPTDPTGNVWLPPDLMAMGIPTSVARQMAADVDGSFIGKRSKVAYPVRKVP from the coding sequence ATGGCTGGACTCGCCGAGATGGGGAAAAAGCTTACGGAGGCCGGACGCCTGAAGCTCCGGCCGCTTTGCATCTATGGCTCGGATATAGCACCGGAGAGCGCTATCCCGTCGACCTCCCTGAACAGGTGTATAGCGCGCGCCGTATATATGAGCGCTGTGAACGACCAGACACCCGCTTTTTACATATCGTCGGGGCTGGAAGGATGCTGCGGGGGAGGCCAGCATTGGATGGGGTTCCAGGCCGCGCATCCGAAGCTGAAGTATTTTGTAACCATAGGGACGCCAGACTTTCATGGCGGTGCCGCCGAACACCTGAAGGCTTCGCCGGAGCTCTTCGAGGAACAGTCGCAGCGTTCCGGCAAGATAACGCCCGTTAAATACGTCGTCGTGTCTCCTATCACACCGAACGTCGAGGATAAGGATATACGCTCCATCGTATTGTTCGGCGGCTGCGAGCAAATACGGAATCTGGCCGGGCTCGCCGCCTATCATAGTGCGGACCCGTTCTATAAGGTCCTCATGTCCGCCGGGCCGACCTGTGCCACGATGATCACTTTCCCGGCGGGGATGGCCGAGAATGCGCCGAAGGATTCGGCCTTCGTCGGGCCGACGGATCCCACCGGCAACGTCTGGCTGCCGCCCGACCTCATGGCCATGGGGATACCAACAAGCGTGGCCCGCCAGATGGCCGCCGACGTGGACGGATCGTTCATCGGTAAAAGAAGCAAGGTGGCTTACCCGGTACGAAAGGTGCCATGA